In Nitrospiria bacterium, a single window of DNA contains:
- the folP gene encoding dihydropteroate synthase, giving the protein MFNKPKIIGILNITSDSFSDGGFFLDSEKAIQKGQALSAQGADFIELGGESSNPDGQKISPQEEINRLVPVIRSLKTKGIKISVDTYKPGVIEAVLKEGVDLINDITALKDPKGISLLRPSTVPVILMHARNSSPRAEKKERDYQNIINEIFVFFQERIKTLEENGIEKKRLIIDPGMGFFLGGNPEPSLKVLKEFKPLKSLGVKTFISTSRKSFIGTVLNKDINHRGAGTLATEIWAALQGVDFIRTHDVSALHDALRMIQAIQNS; this is encoded by the coding sequence ATGTTTAATAAACCCAAAATCATTGGCATTTTAAACATTACCTCTGATTCCTTTTCGGACGGAGGATTTTTTCTGGATTCTGAAAAAGCCATTCAGAAAGGCCAAGCACTTTCCGCTCAAGGTGCGGATTTCATTGAATTGGGTGGGGAATCCAGCAATCCGGACGGGCAAAAAATCTCCCCGCAAGAAGAAATCAACCGGTTGGTTCCTGTTATTAGGTCACTGAAAACAAAAGGGATTAAAATCTCGGTAGACACATACAAACCCGGCGTAATCGAAGCGGTTCTAAAAGAAGGAGTAGATCTAATCAACGACATTACCGCATTGAAAGATCCCAAAGGGATTTCTTTGCTGAGGCCAAGCACGGTTCCGGTAATCCTCATGCATGCACGTAATTCGTCCCCGCGCGCGGAAAAAAAAGAAAGGGATTATCAAAACATAATTAATGAAATTTTTGTTTTCTTTCAGGAGAGAATAAAAACCTTGGAAGAAAATGGGATCGAAAAAAAAAGACTCATCATTGACCCCGGAATGGGCTTTTTCCTTGGAGGAAACCCTGAGCCCAGTCTAAAAGTCCTCAAAGAATTCAAACCCCTGAAATCCCTTGGGGTAAAAACCTTTATCTCCACCTCCCGAAAGTCTTTTATCGGGACGGTGCTCAATAAAGATATTAACCACCGGGGTGCAGGAACCCTCGCCACCGAAATCTGGGCTGCTCTTCAAGGAGTGGATTTTATCCGAACCCATGATGTCTCCGCTCTTCACGATGCGTTAAGGATGATCCAAGCCATCCAAAACAGTTAA